From Oryza sativa Japonica Group chromosome 4, ASM3414082v1, one genomic window encodes:
- the LOC107278464 gene encoding uncharacterized protein, with product MVLTLQRVKIGPWGGTGGHAWDEGGHGASAGGYTGVRRMSIGSSWCVSSMLFEYDDNGKRVKGTLQGEGGNGIPEEELDFHGEVLTHMCGYHDNHLIRWLQFRSNRNRTFGPYGNLGEDRAGWTRFEVSMEHSGSIVGFCGRSGNFTDAIGVYVAVWNPERFYDSMRRQGVRVYRASPLRMDLRQIEEEKKKEEVERGRLQKEIKEGRESLRKLRLKLGVDVPQQDQEIVQQLERGRQGKRQTIEELQMASRPNTHHGQDMEGFVAELVCMAFVVGFPAELECTRICPLSSKFPHQVRCEVHGIPSYLPNMVVTACAGIVDHACEEAALKMMVVGIS from the exons ATGGTCTTGACACTTCAGCGTGTGAAGATAGGGCCGTGGGGTGGAACTGGAGGCCATGCTTGGGATGAGGGAGGCCATGGTGCCAGTGCTGGCGGTTACACCGGTGTACGCCGAATGAGTATAGGGTCTTCCTGGTGTGTCAGCTCAATGTTGTTTGAATACGACGACAATGGCAAACGTGTGAAAGGTACCCTGCAAGGAGAGGGAGGCAATGGAATACCCGAG GAGGAGCTCGACTTCCATGGGGAGGTGTTGACGCACATGTGCGGCTACCATGACAACCACCTCATCCGGTGGTTGCAGTTCAGGAGCAACCGGAACAGGACGTTCGGACCATACGGCAATCTTGGAGAAGACAGAGCTGGATGGACGCGGTTCGAGGTCTCCATGGAGCACTCGGGGTCCATCGTCGGCTTCTGCGGCCGGAGTGGCAACTTCACGGACGCCATCGGCGTTTACGTCGCCGTCTGGAATCCCGAGAGGTTCTATGATAGCATGCGCAGGCAGGGCGTCCGCGTTTACCGGGCGTCGCCTCTGCGCATGGACCTGCGTCAaatagaagaagagaaaaagaaggaagaagtggAACGTGGGCGCCTACAGAAGGAGATCAAGGAGGGGCGAGAAAGTCTTCGGAAGTTACGATTGAAGCTTGGAGTGGATGTGCCGCAGCAGGATCAGGAAATCGTGCAGCAACTGGAACGCGGGCGTCAGGGAAAACGCCAGACAATAGAGGAGCTGCAA ATGGCCAGCCGCCCCAACACGCACCATGGTCAGGACATGGAAGGTTTCGTTGCTGAGCTCGTCTGCATGGCATTTGTGGTTGGTTTCCCAGCAGAGCTGGAGTGCACCAGGATTTGTCCTCTCAGTAGCAAGTTCCCACACCAGGTCCGTTGTGAGGTCCATGGTATTCCCTCCTACCTACCCAACATGGTGGTGACAGCTTGTGCAGGCATAGTTGATCATGCTTGCGAGGAGGCTGCCCTCAAGATGAtggttgttggtatttcttaa